One Cucurbita pepo subsp. pepo cultivar mu-cu-16 chromosome LG09, ASM280686v2, whole genome shotgun sequence DNA window includes the following coding sequences:
- the LOC111802658 gene encoding berberine bridge enzyme-like 18 produces the protein MSNSAMNSSPLLPLSLTLLVLCSCSSWVSANFGKPHQNFLQCLSHYSQDASSISKILYTPFNSSYSNVLNFTLRNLRFSTPHTPKPLLIITPLHVSHIQAAILCSKSYGLQIRTRSGGHDIEGLSYVASLPFIIVDLINLNSISIDVESKTAWVQSGATLGELYYRIADKSRTLAFPAGICPTVGVGGHFSGGGYGLLLRKYGLAADNVIDAQLVDANGKFFDRKLMGEDLFWAIRGGGGGSFGIVVAWKVKLVSVPAKVTLCVVNRTLEDGATKLIHQWQYVAHKLENNLFLSILLEGGNFTRQGSKINPLALFFSLYLGKADELLTILNTTFPELGLSKKDCMETSWVETALIMGTGLQPGSKLEDLLSKTPLMTVRTKMKSDYVKEPIPMAAIEGIWQRLRSGDIETPQIIFIPYGGKMSQISELETPFSHRGEYSYKIGYTTNWVEGGIDAENKHLNWIRELYSYMAPFVSKSPRAAYLNYRDLDIGSNNKYGRTSYEQASIWGYKYFGKENFDRLVHVKTKVDPYDFFRHEQSIPTLSSK, from the exons ATGTCAAACTCAGCCATGAATTCTTCTCCATTACTCCCTCTTTCTCTTACCCTTCTTGTtttatgttcatgttcatcatGGGTTTCAGCCAATTTTGGCAAACCCCATCAAAACTTTCTTCAATGTCTCTCCCATTATTCCCAAGATGCCTCCTCCATTTCAAAAATCCTTTACACTCCCTTCAATTCCTCTTATTCTAATGTCTTGAATTTCACCCTTAGAAACCTTAGATTCTCAACCCCTCATACCCCAAAGCCACTCCTCATCATAACACCATTACATGTTTCCCACATTCAAGCAGCCATCCTTTGTTCCAAATCTTATGGCCTTCAAATTCGAACTCGAAGCGGCGGCCATGATATCGAGGGTCTTTCTTACGTTGCATCGTTACCGTTCATTATCGTTGACCTGATTAACCTGAACTCGATCTCTATCGATGTCGAAAGTAAGACGGCTTGGGTTCAGTCGGGTGCTACTCTTGGTGAGCTTTACTATAGAATTGCTGATAAAAGTCGAACCTTGGCCTTTCCGGCTGGGATTTGTCCGACGGTTGGGGTTGGTGGACACTTTAGTGGTGGTGGGTATGGGCTGTTGTTAAGGAAATATGGTCTTGCGGCTGATAATGTGATAGACGCTCAATTGGTTGATGCGAATGGGAAGTTTTTTGATAGAAAGTTGATGGGAGAGGATTTGTTTTGGGCTATTAGAGGCGGCGGTGGAGGGAGCTTTGGAATTGTGGTGGCTTGGAAGGTGAAGTTGGTTTCGGTTCCGGCAAAAGTGACACTTTGCGTAGTGAACAGAACTTTGGAGGACGGTGCCACCAAGCTAATTCATCAGTGGCAATATGTGGCTCACAAATTGGAAAATAATCTATTTCTTAGCATTCTTTTggaag GAGGGAATTTTACAAGACAAGGAAGCAAAATAAACCCATTAGCACTATTCTTCTCATTGTATCTTGGCAAGGCAGATGAACTTTTGACAATCCTCAACACTACATTCCCTGAATTGGGTTTGTCAAAGAAAGACTGCATGGAAACGAGTTGGGTCGAAACAGCACTCATCATGGGCACTGGCCTTCAACCTGGAAGTAAGCTAGAAGATCTACTAAGTAAGACACCTCTCATGACTGTAAGGACGAAAATGAAATCCGACTACGTCAAGGAACCCATTCCCATGGCTGCAATCGAGGGCATATGGCAAAGATTAAGATCCGGAGATATAGAAACGCCACAAATTATATTCATTCCTTATGGAGGGAAAATGAGTCAAATTTCAGAGTTGGAGACTCCCTTTTCACATAGAGGTGaatattcatacaaaattGGTTACACCACGAACTGGGTAGAAGGAGGTATTGATGCAGAGAATAAGCACCTAAATTGGATACGAGAGCTTTATAGTTACATGGCTCCTTTCGTTTCAAAGTCACCAAGAGCGGCATATCTCAATTATAGAGACCTTGATATTGGATCAAACAACAAGTATGGAAGAACAAGCTATGAACAAGCTAGCATTTGGGGTTATAAGTATTTTGGGAAAGAGAATTTTGATAGATTGGTTCATGTTAAGACCAAAGTTGATCCTTATGACTTCTTTAGGCATGAGCAAAGTATCCCTACTCTCTCATCCAAATAG
- the LOC111802280 gene encoding berberine bridge enzyme-like 18 has protein sequence MKSPITLFVYTFVVLSFAWAASAHNHEDFLHCLSLHSPNSSSISKTIYTPNDSSYSSVLNFSIHNLRFATPRTPKPQVIVTPLQVTEIKASIICAKTTGFQIRTRSGGHDYEGLSYVSDVPFIVVDLINLRSINVDAKNNVAWVQSGATIGELYYRIAEKSKTLGFPAGVCPTVGVGGHFSGGGYGLMLRKFGLAVDNVIDAYFIDVNGNLHDRKSMGEDVFWALRGGGGASFGIVVAWKIKLLQVPPIVTVFTVTRNLEQNATNLIHRWQYIASKQDDRLFIRIIIRGVNSTNPQHGSQRTLEAAFNSMFLGKSEELLPIMQNTFPELGLTKEDCIEMSWIESILYFAGFPSGQPLNVLLDRTPLFPKRFFKAKSDYVNEPIPKAALEGTWELFKEEEAEAAEMILSPYGGIMDEISESETPFPHRAGNLYKIQHLVYWEEEGEDIAERHINWIRKLYSYVGPYVSKNPRAAYINYRDLDIGMNNKKGKTSYEEASVWGVKYFKGNFKRLVSIKTKVDPSNFFMNEQSIPSILPSWKKRGH, from the coding sequence ATGAAGTCTCCAATTACTTTGTTTGTTTATACTTTTGTTGTCTTGTCGTTTGCATGGGCAGCTTCTGCTCACAACCATGAAGATTTTCTCCATTGTCTTTCTCTTCATTCCCCAAATAgctcttcaatttcaaagaCTATATACACTCCCAATGATTCTTCATACTCTTCGGTTTTGAACTTCTCAATCCACAATCTTCGATTTGCAACTCCTCGAACCCCGAAGCCTCAGGTCATCGTCACACCATTACAAGTTACCGAAATCAAAGCATCCATCATTTGTGCCAAAACTACCGGGTTTCAAATTAGAACACGAAGTGGTGGCCATGACTACGAGGGTCTTTCTTATGTATCCGATGTCCCATTCATCGTCGTCGATTTAATAAACTTACGTTCAATTAACGTCGACGCAAAAAATAACGTTGCATGGGTGCAATCAGGAGCTACAATTGGCGAACTCTATTATAGAATCGCCGAGAAAAGCAAAACCCTAGGGTTCCCAGCCGGGGTCTGTCCAACTGTTGGCGTCGGTGGACACTTTAGTGGCGGTGGCTATGGCTTGATGCTACGAAAATTCGGCCTTGCCGTTGATAACGTGATCGACGCGTACTTCATCGACGTGAATGGCAACCTCCACGATCGAAAATCAATGGGGGAAGATGTTTTTTGGGCTCTTagaggaggtggaggagcaAGCTTTGGAATTGTTGTTGCATGGAAAATAAAGCTCCTCCAAGTTCCACCAATTGTGACTGTTTTCACAGTTACAAGAAACTTGGAACAAAACGCCACAAACCTAATCCACCGGTGGCAATACATTGCTAGCAAACAAGACGACAGACTTTTCATTAGAATCATAATAAGAGGTGTAAATTCAACAAATCCACAACATGGAAGTCAAAGAACATTGGAAGCTGCTTTCAACTCCATGTTCCTAGGAAAAtccgaagagcttcttccaATAATGCAAAACACTTTCCCTGAATTAGGGTTAACAAAAGAAGATTGCATTGAAATGAGTTGGATTGAATCAATTCTCTATTTTGCTGGCTTCCCAAGTGGGCAACCATTAAATGTTCTTCTTGATAGAACACCATTATTCCCCAAAAGATTCTTCAAAGCCAAATCCGATTATGTAAACGAGCCAATCCCAAAAGCTGCCCTTGAGGGCACATGGGAATTGttcaaggaagaagaagctgaaGCTGCTGAGATGATCTTGAGCCCTTATGGTGGAATAATGGACGAAATTTCAGAGTCAGAGACTCCATTTCCACATAGAGCTGGAAATCTTTACAAGATTCAACATTTGGTGTATTGGGAAGAAGAAGGTGAGGATATTGCTGAAAGGCATATTAATTGGATTAGAAAGCTATATAGCTATGTGGGTCCTTATGTTTCGAAGAATCCAAGAGCTGCGTATATCAATTATAGAGATTTGGACATTGGGATGAACAATAAGAAGGGAAAGACGAGCTATGAGGAAGCAAGTGTATGGGGAGTTAAATACTTCAAGGGTAATTTTAAGAGGTTGGTGAGTATCAAAACTAAGGTTGATCCTTCTAATTTCTTCATGAATGAGCAAAGTATTCCTTCTATTTTGCCTTCGTGGAAGAAGAGGGGTCATTAG